A window of Clavibacter michiganensis contains these coding sequences:
- a CDS encoding ATP-dependent helicase, whose protein sequence is MTDQLVPGTPGRDPYGSAAPGALPAPVSLGPATADEPVEEAPSAESLLEALDDQQRLAAEALLGPVVVLAGAGTGKTRAITHRIAYGIQAGVYPPNRVMALTFTSRAAAELRGRLRELGAGPVAARTFHAAALKQLNFFWPQVVGGTMPRLIESKGRMLGHAAESLRLRLDTAALRDMAAEVEWRKVSMISVEEYGLAARTTRTLPPQLDADQAVALLQAYEDIKDQRRQLDFEDVLLATAGMIEAEPWVAQQVREQYRFFVVDEYQDVSPLQQTILDLWMGDRRDLCVVGDASQTIYSFAGAKSAYLLDFASRFPEATVVRLERNYRSTSGITEAANRLMRGRPGALTLASADADPDGDGTGTASSRAKGRGSAAVPGRGEGFRAPQVSAFPSDGAEARAIAGAIAQQIASGIAPEDIAVLYRMNGQSAVLEQALGDAGVSYQVRGSQRFFDRPEIKQALLALRGASVSISGEPLFKSVSDVLRGLGWSQAPPEQPGAVRDRWESLDAIMGLAERMPAGSTFRAFTDELLERQAGQHEPTVSAVTLATLHSAKGLEWEHVYLMGLSEGLVPISYAQTLEAVDEERRLLYVGITRARSGLRLSWSRSGPHRSGQREPSRFLAELDTRIAGGGAKRGA, encoded by the coding sequence GTGACCGACCAGCTCGTCCCCGGCACGCCCGGGCGCGACCCCTACGGGTCGGCCGCGCCGGGCGCCCTCCCCGCGCCCGTCTCCCTCGGCCCCGCGACCGCGGACGAGCCCGTGGAGGAGGCGCCATCCGCGGAGTCCCTGCTCGAGGCGCTCGACGACCAGCAGAGGCTCGCCGCCGAGGCGCTCCTCGGGCCCGTCGTCGTGCTCGCGGGTGCCGGCACGGGCAAGACGCGGGCCATCACGCACCGCATCGCCTACGGGATCCAGGCCGGCGTCTACCCGCCCAACCGCGTCATGGCGCTGACCTTCACCTCGCGCGCCGCGGCGGAGCTGCGCGGTCGCCTGCGCGAGCTCGGCGCCGGACCCGTGGCGGCGCGCACCTTCCACGCCGCGGCCCTCAAGCAGCTCAACTTCTTCTGGCCGCAGGTGGTCGGCGGCACGATGCCGCGTCTCATCGAGAGCAAGGGGCGGATGCTCGGCCACGCCGCCGAGTCGCTCCGCCTCCGCCTCGACACGGCCGCGCTCCGCGACATGGCCGCCGAGGTCGAGTGGCGGAAGGTCTCGATGATCTCCGTCGAGGAGTACGGCCTCGCGGCGCGCACCACGCGCACGCTGCCGCCGCAGCTCGACGCCGACCAGGCCGTCGCGCTCCTCCAGGCCTACGAGGACATCAAGGACCAGCGCCGCCAGCTCGACTTCGAGGACGTGCTGCTCGCGACCGCGGGCATGATCGAGGCGGAGCCATGGGTCGCGCAGCAGGTGCGCGAGCAGTACCGCTTCTTCGTGGTCGACGAGTACCAGGACGTCTCGCCGCTGCAGCAGACGATCCTCGACCTCTGGATGGGCGACCGCCGCGACCTCTGCGTCGTCGGCGACGCGAGCCAGACCATCTACTCGTTCGCGGGCGCGAAGAGCGCGTACCTCCTCGACTTCGCGTCGCGGTTCCCCGAGGCGACCGTCGTGCGGCTGGAGCGGAACTACCGGTCGACCTCGGGCATCACGGAGGCGGCGAACCGGCTGATGCGCGGCCGACCCGGCGCGCTGACGCTGGCCTCGGCCGACGCGGATCCGGACGGCGACGGCACGGGCACGGCCTCCTCGCGTGCGAAGGGCCGCGGATCCGCCGCCGTCCCCGGCCGCGGCGAGGGCTTCCGCGCGCCGCAGGTGAGCGCGTTCCCGTCCGACGGCGCCGAGGCGCGGGCGATCGCGGGCGCGATCGCCCAGCAGATCGCCTCGGGCATCGCGCCCGAGGACATCGCCGTGCTCTACCGCATGAACGGCCAGTCCGCGGTGCTCGAGCAGGCGCTGGGCGACGCGGGCGTCAGCTACCAGGTGCGCGGATCCCAGCGGTTCTTCGACCGCCCCGAGATCAAGCAGGCGCTCCTCGCGCTGCGTGGCGCGTCCGTGTCCATCTCGGGCGAGCCGCTCTTCAAGTCGGTGAGCGACGTGCTCCGCGGCCTCGGATGGAGTCAGGCGCCGCCGGAGCAGCCGGGCGCCGTGCGCGACCGCTGGGAGTCGCTCGACGCGATCATGGGCCTCGCCGAGCGGATGCCCGCGGGCAGCACCTTCCGCGCCTTCACCGACGAGCTGCTCGAACGGCAGGCGGGCCAGCACGAGCCGACCGTCTCGGCCGTCACGCTCGCGACGCTGCACTCCGCCAAGGGCCTCGAGTGGGAGCACGTCTACCTGATGGGGCTGAGCGAGGGGCTCGTGCCCATCAGCTACGCGCAGACGCTCGAGGCGGTGGACGAGGAGCGGCGCCTCCTCTACGTGGGGATCACGCGCGCGCGCTCCGGGCTGCGGCTGTCCTGGAGCCGCAGCGGACCGCATCGGTCGGGGCAGCGGGAGCCGTCGCGGTTCCTGGCAGAGCTCGACACCCGCATCGCGGGTGGGGGCGCGAAGCGCGGCGCGTGA
- a CDS encoding zinc-dependent metalloprotease, translating to MADEPTPNPEDEFRRMLERFLGADGQIDPDKLAGAAGLPQDPEMVRQLLAQLQGALANTGDGVDWKVAREGARQLAAAEQTQVTAAASAPLDQAFQVAALWLDEVTYVSQLTVAPRLITRAQWTELTMPVWTQLAEPVALSIADSLTEVLQQNAPEEMQGMVAGAGRMMRNLGGTLFAMQLGQVVGQLSTEVVSGGDVGIPLLDDQQAALLPQNVAAFGEGIDVSDDQVQIYLAVRELAHARLFRHARWLRLQLISSITEFAKGVHIDTDRLESLAEGFDPSNPEELRQAMVDGSLIPPKTDAQLAALARLETMLALIEGWVDVVTAAATVRLPRASAIAETVRRRRATGGPAESAFATLVGLELRPRRLREAAAMWQAVTDGVGAEQRDALWSHPDVLPTSEDIDAPHALVARLTQGEPEPDEVDQALEDLLSGSDAGRPVEDGQGRATEPGDGPDDAPGTDPRPV from the coding sequence ATGGCCGACGAGCCCACCCCGAACCCCGAGGACGAGTTCCGGCGCATGCTGGAGCGGTTCCTCGGCGCCGACGGGCAGATCGACCCGGACAAGCTCGCGGGTGCCGCGGGTCTGCCGCAGGACCCCGAGATGGTCCGCCAGCTCCTCGCGCAGCTCCAGGGCGCGCTCGCCAACACCGGCGACGGCGTCGACTGGAAGGTCGCCCGCGAAGGCGCCAGGCAGCTCGCCGCCGCCGAGCAGACGCAGGTCACCGCCGCCGCGTCCGCCCCGCTCGACCAGGCGTTCCAGGTCGCGGCGCTGTGGCTCGACGAGGTCACCTACGTCAGCCAGCTCACGGTGGCCCCGCGCCTCATCACCCGCGCGCAGTGGACCGAGCTCACGATGCCGGTGTGGACCCAGCTCGCCGAGCCCGTCGCGCTCAGCATCGCCGACTCGCTCACCGAGGTGCTCCAGCAGAACGCGCCCGAGGAGATGCAGGGGATGGTCGCGGGCGCCGGCCGCATGATGCGGAACCTCGGCGGCACGCTGTTCGCGATGCAGCTCGGCCAGGTGGTCGGGCAGCTCTCCACGGAGGTCGTCTCCGGCGGCGACGTCGGCATCCCGCTCCTCGACGACCAGCAGGCCGCGCTCCTCCCGCAGAACGTGGCGGCGTTCGGCGAGGGGATCGACGTCTCCGACGACCAGGTGCAGATCTACCTGGCCGTCCGCGAGCTCGCCCACGCGCGCCTCTTCCGGCACGCGCGCTGGCTGCGGCTGCAGCTCATCTCCTCCATCACGGAGTTCGCCAAGGGCGTGCACATCGACACCGACCGGCTCGAGTCGCTCGCCGAGGGCTTCGACCCGTCGAACCCCGAGGAGCTCCGCCAGGCCATGGTCGACGGATCCCTCATCCCGCCGAAGACGGACGCGCAGCTCGCCGCCCTCGCGCGCCTCGAGACGATGCTGGCGCTCATCGAGGGCTGGGTGGACGTGGTGACCGCCGCCGCGACGGTGCGGCTCCCCCGGGCGTCCGCCATCGCCGAGACGGTGCGCCGCCGCCGCGCGACGGGCGGTCCCGCCGAGTCCGCGTTCGCGACGCTCGTGGGCCTCGAGCTCCGGCCGCGCCGCCTGCGCGAGGCCGCGGCCATGTGGCAGGCCGTCACCGACGGCGTCGGGGCGGAGCAGCGCGACGCGCTCTGGTCGCACCCGGACGTGCTGCCCACCTCCGAGGACATCGACGCGCCGCACGCGCTCGTGGCGCGGCTCACGCAGGGCGAGCCCGAGCCCGACGAGGTCGACCAGGCGCTCGAGGACCTGCTGAGCGGATCCGACGCCGGCCGCCCCGTCGAGGACGGCCAGGGTCGCGCGACCGAGCCGGGCGACGGTCCGGACGACGCGCCCGGGACGGATCCGCGCCCGGTCTGA
- a CDS encoding PDZ domain-containing protein, which produces MSLFAQHAPRAPRPPRRRRVGRVLAGTGAVLALALGLMPSPYVIEQPGPVFDTLGTSDHEGTERPLISIPDRTTYPTDGSLDMLTVSVVGNPAQRPDWFAVVSAWLDPSRSVVPMEAVFPAGQTAEDRDAQNQVQMTDSQQDAVAAALTELGIQVPRTLQVQSVVDGSPADGPLRTGDAIRTVDGADVVDLADLQARVAAAGTTTPLSFGITRDGQDSTVEVTPAEREGRPVIGIVTSTSYEFPFEVDIQLDDVGGPSAGMMFALGIMDKLEEGSLTGGKAIAGTGTIDAGGTVGPIGGIRQKLFGAERAGAEYFLAPADNCDEVRGHVPDGLRVFSVSTLDDSLAALAAISTGGDLDALPTC; this is translated from the coding sequence ATGAGCCTGTTCGCCCAGCACGCCCCCCGCGCACCCCGGCCCCCGCGCCGCCGCCGTGTCGGCCGCGTGCTCGCCGGCACCGGCGCCGTGCTCGCCCTCGCGCTCGGCCTCATGCCGTCGCCGTACGTCATCGAGCAGCCCGGTCCCGTGTTCGACACCCTGGGCACGAGCGACCACGAGGGCACCGAGCGCCCCCTCATCTCCATCCCCGACCGCACCACGTACCCCACCGACGGCAGCCTCGACATGCTCACCGTCAGCGTCGTCGGCAACCCCGCGCAGCGCCCCGACTGGTTCGCGGTCGTCTCCGCCTGGCTCGACCCGAGCCGCAGCGTCGTCCCCATGGAGGCCGTCTTCCCCGCGGGCCAGACGGCCGAGGATCGCGACGCGCAGAACCAGGTCCAGATGACCGACTCGCAGCAGGACGCCGTCGCCGCCGCCCTCACCGAGCTCGGCATCCAGGTGCCGCGCACCCTGCAGGTGCAGAGCGTCGTCGACGGGTCCCCGGCCGACGGGCCCCTCCGCACGGGCGACGCGATCCGCACGGTCGACGGCGCCGACGTGGTCGACCTCGCCGACCTGCAGGCGCGCGTCGCGGCCGCCGGCACGACCACGCCGCTGTCCTTCGGGATCACGCGCGACGGCCAGGACAGCACGGTCGAGGTCACGCCCGCCGAGCGCGAAGGCCGCCCCGTCATCGGCATCGTCACCTCCACCTCGTACGAGTTCCCGTTCGAGGTCGACATCCAGCTCGACGACGTCGGCGGTCCGAGCGCGGGGATGATGTTCGCGCTCGGGATCATGGACAAGCTCGAGGAGGGCTCGCTCACCGGCGGCAAGGCCATCGCCGGCACGGGCACGATCGACGCGGGCGGCACGGTCGGCCCCATCGGCGGGATCCGGCAGAAGCTCTTCGGCGCCGAGCGCGCCGGCGCCGAGTACTTCCTGGCGCCCGCCGACAACTGCGACGAGGTGCGCGGGCACGTGCCCGACGGCCTGCGCGTCTTCTCCGTCTCGACGCTCGACGACTCGCTCGCGGCGCTCGCCGCCATCTCCACCGGCGGGGACCTGGACGCGCTGCCCACCTGCTGA
- a CDS encoding UPF0182 family protein: MTSTSARPARRSRAPLAITAAIIAALVIAFFIFAGFYADVLWYDQLGYLGVLLTQWGAGIALFLVGFLAMAIPVFVSIQVAYRSRPVYAKLNSQLDRYQQVVEPLRRLAMFAIPAVFGLFAGVSASSGWQRTLLWLNRTPSGTVDPQFQLDTSFYMFELPFYHAVVGFASAVVIISMLGVLATSYLYGAVRFTGREVRISKSSRIQIAITAGVYFLLQGVSIWLDQYSSVVNNANGGLFTGAAYSDVNAVIPGRAILAGIAGVVALFFIVTAVIGRWRLPIIGTAGLIVASILVGTAYPAIVQRFQVEPNERALESQYYERNIEATRQAYGLADIEEIPYDATTDTTPGALREDAATTANIRILDPAVVGDAFSQLQQFRQYYQFGDNLDVDRYQIDGRVQDTVVAVRELSPTNTGTSWVNQHLVYTHGYSLVAAYGTQRTSDGQPVFLESGIPASGDLGDFEPRVYFGENSPDYSIVGGPESGDKVELDYPSGVDGADETYTTFQGDGGPKVDNVFKRLIYALKFQSEQIFLANQINDQSQIIYDRDPAERVGKVAPYLTIDKDPYPSVVDGRVVWIVDGYTTSDQYPYSQRQDMSRLIADSQQTQPLVPTDQINYIRNSVKATVDAYDGKVTLYAWDTDDPILKTWQKVFPSTLKPISDISGELMSHLRFPADMFKVQRAVLGKYHVTDPGSIYSNQDLWTTPNDPTATTEAGTPASLQPPYYLTMQMPGQDAPRFSLYSTFIPPATQDTSRSVLTGYLGVDSDAGSTAGEKAADYGKLRLLTLPNDDTIPAPTQIQNNFNSDTNVANQLNLLERGGRTSVVRGNLLTLPVGGGLLYVQPVYVRSTGDTSYPLLRKVLVAFGDKIAFEDTLDAALDSIFEGDSGATAGDEDVVPTTPVDGGTGDGATDGATDGGTGSTPTPAPTTSPSAPAQDVQAALDAANTALQERQAAYASGDLVAAAQADQRFTEAVQRAYELSQQQ, translated from the coding sequence GTGACTAGCACATCCGCCCGGCCCGCCAGACGGAGCCGAGCCCCCCTCGCCATCACCGCGGCCATCATCGCAGCGCTGGTGATCGCGTTCTTCATCTTCGCCGGCTTCTACGCCGACGTCCTCTGGTACGACCAGCTGGGCTACCTCGGGGTGCTGCTCACGCAGTGGGGCGCGGGCATCGCGCTGTTCCTCGTCGGGTTCCTCGCCATGGCGATCCCGGTGTTCGTCAGCATCCAGGTCGCGTACCGCTCACGGCCCGTCTACGCGAAGCTCAACTCGCAGCTCGACCGCTACCAGCAGGTCGTCGAGCCGCTGCGCCGCCTCGCCATGTTCGCGATCCCCGCGGTCTTCGGCCTCTTCGCGGGCGTCTCGGCCTCGAGCGGCTGGCAGCGCACGCTGCTGTGGCTCAACCGCACGCCCTCCGGCACGGTGGATCCGCAGTTCCAGCTCGACACTTCCTTCTACATGTTCGAGCTGCCCTTCTACCACGCGGTCGTCGGCTTCGCGTCGGCGGTCGTCATCATCTCGATGCTCGGCGTCCTCGCCACGAGCTACCTCTACGGCGCCGTGCGGTTCACGGGCCGCGAGGTGCGCATCTCCAAGAGCTCGCGCATCCAGATCGCGATCACCGCGGGCGTCTACTTCCTGCTGCAGGGCGTGAGCATCTGGCTCGACCAGTACTCGTCGGTGGTCAACAACGCGAACGGCGGGCTGTTCACGGGTGCCGCGTACTCGGACGTGAACGCGGTCATCCCCGGTCGCGCGATCCTCGCCGGCATCGCCGGCGTCGTGGCGCTGTTCTTCATCGTCACGGCCGTCATCGGCCGCTGGCGCCTGCCGATCATCGGCACCGCCGGCCTGATCGTCGCCAGCATCCTCGTCGGCACGGCCTACCCGGCCATCGTGCAGCGCTTCCAGGTGGAGCCCAACGAGCGCGCGCTCGAGTCGCAGTACTACGAGCGCAACATCGAGGCGACGCGGCAGGCCTACGGCCTCGCGGACATCGAGGAGATCCCCTACGACGCGACCACGGACACCACCCCGGGCGCGCTCCGCGAGGACGCCGCGACGACGGCGAACATCCGCATCCTCGACCCCGCTGTCGTGGGCGACGCGTTCAGCCAGCTGCAGCAGTTCCGGCAGTACTACCAGTTCGGCGACAACCTCGACGTCGACCGGTACCAGATCGACGGCCGCGTGCAGGACACGGTGGTCGCGGTCCGTGAGCTGAGCCCCACCAACACGGGCACGTCGTGGGTCAACCAGCACCTCGTCTACACGCACGGCTACTCGCTCGTCGCGGCGTACGGAACGCAGCGCACCTCCGACGGCCAGCCCGTGTTCCTCGAGTCGGGCATCCCCGCCTCGGGTGACCTGGGGGACTTCGAGCCGCGCGTGTACTTCGGCGAGAACTCGCCCGACTACTCCATCGTCGGCGGACCCGAGTCGGGCGACAAGGTGGAGCTGGACTACCCGTCCGGCGTCGACGGCGCGGACGAGACGTACACGACGTTCCAGGGCGACGGCGGGCCGAAGGTCGACAACGTCTTCAAGCGCCTCATCTACGCGCTGAAGTTCCAGTCGGAGCAGATCTTCCTGGCCAACCAGATCAACGACCAGTCGCAGATCATCTACGACCGCGACCCGGCGGAGCGCGTCGGCAAGGTCGCGCCGTACCTCACCATCGACAAGGACCCGTACCCCAGCGTCGTCGACGGCCGCGTGGTGTGGATCGTCGACGGATACACGACGAGCGACCAGTACCCGTACTCGCAGCGCCAGGACATGAGCCGCCTCATCGCGGACTCGCAGCAGACGCAGCCGCTCGTGCCGACGGATCAGATCAACTACATCCGCAACTCGGTCAAGGCCACGGTCGACGCCTACGACGGCAAGGTCACGCTCTACGCGTGGGACACCGACGACCCGATCCTCAAGACGTGGCAGAAGGTGTTCCCCTCGACCCTCAAGCCGATCTCGGACATCTCCGGCGAGCTCATGAGCCACCTGCGCTTCCCCGCGGACATGTTCAAGGTGCAGCGCGCGGTCCTCGGCAAGTACCACGTGACGGATCCCGGCTCGATCTACTCGAACCAGGACCTCTGGACCACGCCGAACGACCCGACCGCCACCACCGAGGCGGGCACCCCGGCGAGCCTCCAGCCGCCGTACTACCTGACCATGCAGATGCCGGGTCAGGACGCACCGCGGTTCTCGCTGTACTCGACCTTCATCCCGCCGGCCACGCAGGACACCTCCCGGAGCGTGCTCACGGGCTACCTCGGGGTCGACTCGGATGCGGGCAGCACGGCGGGGGAGAAGGCGGCCGACTACGGGAAGCTGCGTCTGCTGACGCTGCCGAACGACGACACCATCCCGGCGCCGACGCAGATCCAGAACAACTTCAACTCCGACACGAACGTGGCGAACCAGCTCAACCTGCTGGAACGCGGCGGGCGCACGAGCGTGGTGCGCGGCAACCTGCTGACCCTCCCGGTCGGCGGCGGCCTGCTCTACGTGCAGCCCGTGTACGTCCGCTCGACGGGCGACACGAGCTACCCGCTGCTCCGCAAGGTGCTGGTGGCGTTCGGCGACAAGATCGCGTTCGAGGACACGCTGGACGCGGCCCTCGACAGCATCTTCGAGGGCGACTCGGGAGCCACGGCCGGTGACGAGGACGTCGTGCCCACGACGCCCGTCGACGGCGGCACGGGAGACGGGGCCACCGACGGCGCGACGGACGGGGGCACGGGATCCACGCCCACGCCCGCGCCGACGACCTCGCCCTCGGCTCCCGCGCAGGACGTGCAGGCAGCGCTCGACGCGGCCAACACGGCCCTGCAGGAGCGGCAGGCCGCGTACGCGTCCGGCGACCTCGTGGCCGCCGCGCAGGCGGACCAGCGGTTCACCGAGGCCGTGCAGCGCGCGTACGAGCTGAGCCAGCAGCAGTAG
- a CDS encoding peroxiredoxin-like family protein, translated as MTDTTIQAQIADFDRGFAEQIGPDLSAVFAAEQRALREGGVPSGAVSPGDALPAATLVDPDGAEVDLHAALGSGPAVIVLYHGAWCPYCNLTLRQYQAELLPALRERGATLVAVSPQTPEGSAQAVAGGGLDFAVLSDPSNAFVRALGLLTEPTPEAREAHAQLGFDVADSNADGTGDIPFPTVIVVDADRRVSFADVHVDYTTRTEVPEILAAVYALLAR; from the coding sequence ATGACCGACACGACCATCCAGGCGCAGATCGCCGACTTCGACCGCGGCTTCGCCGAGCAGATCGGCCCGGACCTCTCCGCCGTCTTCGCCGCGGAGCAGCGGGCTCTCCGGGAGGGCGGCGTCCCGTCCGGCGCGGTCTCCCCCGGCGACGCGCTCCCCGCCGCGACCCTGGTGGATCCCGACGGCGCGGAGGTCGACCTGCATGCCGCCCTCGGCTCCGGCCCCGCGGTGATCGTGCTCTACCACGGCGCCTGGTGCCCGTACTGCAACCTCACCCTCCGGCAGTACCAGGCCGAGCTGCTGCCCGCCCTGCGCGAGCGTGGCGCGACCCTCGTCGCCGTCAGTCCGCAGACACCGGAGGGCAGCGCACAGGCCGTCGCCGGCGGCGGGCTCGACTTCGCCGTGCTGTCGGATCCGTCCAACGCGTTCGTCCGCGCGCTCGGCCTCCTCACCGAGCCGACCCCCGAGGCCCGCGAGGCTCACGCGCAGCTCGGGTTCGACGTCGCGGACAGCAATGCGGACGGCACCGGCGACATCCCGTTCCCCACCGTGATCGTGGTGGACGCCGACCGACGCGTGTCCTTCGCCGACGTGCACGTGGACTACACGACCCGCACCGAGGTGCCGGAGATCCTCGCGGCCGTGTACGCTCTCCTCGCCCGCTAG
- a CDS encoding ABC1 kinase family protein, which yields MTAATAGAVPGADPEADAPETRARYRRILRFAAWNLAVTWWYELFLPRVGLRRIADRTRTRRMKLFARRFRVLAVELGGLMIKVGQFMSSRLDVLPPEITAELEDLQDEVPAVPFPEIRALAERELGMPLADAFAWVDETPVAAASLGQAHRAILGPLDSADTGLTGAVIKVQRPGIDDVVRIDLAALRRIGGWLTHVRLVSDRVDAPALVEEFAETSLEEIDYLHEARSSARFQEMFAADERVAVPEIVWERSTRRVLTLEDVTAIKITDHAGLLAAGIDPVEVAPVFAAVMFDQLFADGFFHADPHPGNVFVTPVTDGSVAQGWTLTFIDFGMMGEVPPSTRRGLRKMLIAAASRDGKGLVDAARDIGVLLPSADTTQLELAMTRLFARFGGLGFAELREVDPREFRAFANEFQEVVRTLPFQLPDDFLLIIRAMSLTSGVCSALDPAFNLWDSVEPYAQRLIREERGNVVRDLGTRVSDTAGTLARLPGRLDALLTRIDDGALPISDPTLERRVGALERTLRRAVSALVFGGLLAGGVLLRPDDEVLGTVLLVVSVIPLAQALLPGRRGR from the coding sequence GTGACCGCGGCCACGGCCGGCGCCGTCCCCGGGGCGGATCCCGAGGCCGACGCCCCGGAGACGCGCGCCCGCTACCGCCGGATCCTCCGCTTCGCCGCCTGGAACCTCGCCGTCACGTGGTGGTACGAGCTGTTCCTCCCCCGCGTCGGCCTCCGCCGCATCGCCGACCGCACGCGCACCCGACGCATGAAGCTCTTCGCCCGCCGCTTCCGCGTGCTGGCGGTCGAGCTGGGCGGCCTCATGATCAAGGTCGGCCAGTTCATGTCGTCGCGGCTCGACGTGCTTCCGCCCGAGATCACCGCGGAGCTCGAGGACCTGCAGGACGAGGTGCCTGCGGTCCCCTTCCCCGAGATCCGCGCGCTCGCGGAGCGCGAGCTGGGCATGCCCCTCGCCGACGCCTTCGCGTGGGTAGACGAGACGCCCGTCGCCGCCGCGTCCCTCGGCCAGGCGCACCGCGCGATCCTCGGCCCGCTCGACTCCGCCGACACGGGCCTCACGGGCGCCGTCATCAAGGTGCAGCGGCCCGGCATCGACGACGTCGTCCGGATCGACCTCGCCGCGCTCCGCCGCATCGGCGGCTGGCTCACGCACGTGCGGCTCGTGTCCGACCGGGTGGACGCGCCCGCGCTCGTGGAGGAGTTCGCCGAGACGAGCCTCGAGGAGATCGACTACCTGCATGAGGCGCGCAGCTCCGCGCGCTTCCAGGAGATGTTCGCCGCCGACGAGCGCGTGGCCGTCCCCGAGATCGTCTGGGAGCGCAGCACCCGCCGCGTGCTCACGCTCGAGGACGTCACCGCGATCAAGATCACCGACCACGCGGGGCTCCTCGCCGCCGGGATCGACCCCGTCGAGGTCGCGCCCGTGTTCGCCGCCGTGATGTTCGACCAGCTCTTCGCCGACGGCTTCTTCCACGCGGATCCGCACCCCGGCAACGTCTTCGTCACGCCCGTCACGGACGGCTCCGTGGCGCAGGGCTGGACCCTCACCTTCATCGACTTCGGGATGATGGGCGAGGTGCCGCCGAGCACCCGCCGAGGCCTGCGCAAGATGCTCATCGCGGCCGCCTCCCGCGACGGCAAGGGCCTCGTCGACGCGGCCCGCGACATCGGCGTGCTGCTGCCGTCCGCGGACACCACGCAGCTCGAGCTCGCCATGACGCGCCTCTTCGCGCGCTTCGGCGGCCTGGGCTTCGCGGAGCTGCGCGAGGTGGATCCGCGGGAGTTCCGCGCCTTCGCGAACGAGTTCCAGGAGGTGGTCCGCACGCTGCCGTTCCAGCTGCCGGACGACTTCCTGCTCATCATCCGCGCCATGTCGCTCACCTCGGGCGTGTGCAGCGCGCTGGATCCCGCGTTCAACCTCTGGGACTCCGTCGAGCCGTACGCGCAGCGCCTCATCCGCGAGGAGCGCGGCAACGTCGTGCGCGACCTCGGCACGCGCGTCTCGGACACCGCGGGCACGCTCGCCCGCCTCCCCGGCCGGCTCGACGCGCTGCTCACCCGCATCGACGACGGCGCCCTCCCCATCAGCGATCCCACGCTCGAGCGCCGCGTCGGTGCCCTGGAGCGCACCCTCCGCCGCGCGGTCTCCGCTCTCGTGTTCGGCGGGCTCCTCGCGGGCGGCGTGCTCCTCCGCCCCGACGACGAGGTGCTCGGCACCGTGCTGCTGGTCGTCTCGGTGATCCCGCTCGCGCAGGCCCTCCTCCCGGGCCGCCGCGGTCGCTGA
- a CDS encoding PadR family transcriptional regulator gives MAASSPTSGSAFGDAADGVWQAMESLRARFEKRDGTPTGHGTGPHDVRHAVLALLAEEPMHGYRIIHEIQERTAGAWTPNAGAVYPTLQLLADEGLIAAETTDGRKVWALTEAGRSAVARDGITAPWADASEHGHDAHDRHDRSALPKAGLLLAQAAAQVQRTGTPAQVAEAVTELDAARRRLYAILARE, from the coding sequence GGATCCGCGTTCGGCGACGCCGCCGACGGCGTGTGGCAGGCGATGGAGTCGCTCCGCGCCCGCTTCGAGAAGCGCGACGGCACCCCGACCGGGCACGGCACCGGCCCGCACGACGTGCGCCACGCGGTCCTCGCGCTGCTCGCCGAGGAGCCCATGCACGGCTACCGCATCATCCACGAGATCCAGGAGCGCACCGCAGGCGCCTGGACCCCGAACGCCGGCGCCGTCTACCCGACGCTCCAGCTCCTCGCCGACGAGGGCCTCATCGCCGCCGAGACCACCGACGGCCGCAAGGTCTGGGCGCTCACGGAGGCCGGCCGGTCCGCGGTCGCGCGCGACGGCATCACCGCCCCGTGGGCCGACGCATCCGAGCACGGCCATGACGCGCACGACCGCCACGACCGTTCCGCGCTCCCCAAGGCCGGCCTCTTGCTCGCGCAGGCCGCGGCCCAGGTGCAGCGCACGGGCACCCCAGCGCAGGTCGCCGAGGCCGTGACCGAGCTCGACGCGGCCCGCCGCCGCCTCTACGCGATCCTCGCCCGGGAGTGA